One Syntrophaceae bacterium DNA window includes the following coding sequences:
- a CDS encoding bifunctional folylpolyglutamate synthase/dihydrofolate synthase encodes MSYQEALQYLSHLGGMGIRLGLDRLGRVLERMGRPQDVCPAVLVAGTNGKGSVAAVITSVLTAAGLRVGLYTSPHLMNLRERIQIAGRWIEEEDFSRHVFKIRGALGDEILTYFEFITAVAFLEFRRAGVDVAVLEVGMGGRLDATNLVPNPVVSVITTIGLEHTAYLGRTLREIAGEKAGIIREGGICVTGVRQLSALQVLEEEGRRRQATVFRLGREFKVRSTDGESFSYCGRIWRERSLSCPLRGRHQIDNAAVALAALEVMAEQGFQVDGAAVRSGLASTQWEGRMETIPGTPPVILDGAHNPAAMSVLCRALRRESASGPVVFLFGVLEDKDVASMLKKMRGVASHVILTETQSERGLPLGELRKLASRVLPVPVDVCPDQRDGLRKAREIAGKQGLVCVTGSLYLVGAVKKLFPPDAEYARESPP; translated from the coding sequence ATGTCCTATCAGGAAGCTCTCCAGTATCTCTCGCATCTCGGTGGAATGGGCATCCGGCTCGGCCTGGATCGTCTGGGCCGCGTTCTGGAGCGCATGGGCCGCCCCCAGGACGTCTGCCCGGCGGTGCTTGTTGCCGGTACAAACGGCAAGGGGTCCGTTGCAGCTGTTATAACATCCGTTTTGACGGCCGCCGGGCTTCGTGTCGGTCTCTATACGTCACCTCACCTGATGAACCTTCGGGAACGGATCCAGATTGCCGGCCGCTGGATCGAAGAGGAGGATTTCTCCCGTCATGTCTTCAAAATCCGTGGGGCTCTTGGAGATGAAATCCTCACCTATTTTGAATTCATCACGGCGGTGGCGTTTCTCGAATTCCGCCGGGCCGGCGTTGATGTCGCCGTTCTGGAAGTGGGCATGGGCGGCAGGCTCGACGCCACCAATCTGGTTCCAAATCCGGTGGTATCCGTAATCACAACGATCGGGTTGGAGCATACGGCCTATCTGGGCAGGACTCTGAGAGAAATCGCGGGGGAAAAAGCGGGAATCATCCGGGAAGGAGGGATTTGCGTCACGGGCGTGCGTCAGCTTTCGGCCCTGCAAGTGCTGGAGGAGGAGGGCCGGCGGAGGCAGGCGACGGTATTCAGGCTCGGTAGGGAATTCAAGGTCCGATCGACCGATGGGGAAAGCTTCTCTTACTGTGGACGAATCTGGAGGGAGCGCTCCCTGTCCTGTCCGCTCCGGGGGCGGCATCAGATCGATAATGCCGCCGTGGCCCTTGCAGCGCTGGAAGTCATGGCCGAACAAGGATTCCAGGTGGATGGGGCGGCTGTCCGATCCGGTTTGGCATCGACGCAATGGGAAGGGAGGATGGAGACGATTCCGGGAACTCCGCCGGTCATCCTGGATGGAGCCCACAATCCCGCGGCGATGTCCGTTCTCTGTCGGGCCTTGAGACGGGAGTCGGCGTCCGGGCCTGTTGTGTTTCTTTTCGGCGTGCTGGAGGACAAGGACGTTGCGTCCATGCTGAAGAAAATGCGCGGCGTGGCCTCACATGTGATTCTCACGGAAACCCAGTCGGAACGGGGGCTCCCCCTGGGCGAGCTTCGGAAACTCGCTTCCCGCGTGTTGCCGGTTCCCGTCGATGTCTGCCCGGATCAGCGGGATGGCCTCAGGAAGGCCCGGGAGATCGCGGGGAAACAGGGGCTGGTCTGTGTGACCGGGTCCCTCTATCTGGTCGGCGCCGTGAAAAAGCTGTTCCCTCCTGATGCAGAATATGCTAGGGAAAGTCCTCCGTAA
- the rplQ gene encoding 50S ribosomal protein L17 — MRHRKLTTKLGRTASHRKAMFRNMVTSFLKYEKIETTDIKAKELRRVAEKMITLGKRGDLHARRQALAYVRDRDVVEKLFEQISSRFKERKGGYTRIVKTGYRTGDNAPMALIELVGGEKEKAQKAKKPQKTKQKTA, encoded by the coding sequence ATGCGTCACCGGAAACTGACAACGAAACTCGGAAGAACAGCCAGCCACCGGAAAGCCATGTTCCGCAACATGGTTACCTCCTTCTTGAAGTACGAGAAGATAGAGACAACGGACATCAAGGCCAAGGAACTTCGGCGTGTTGCCGAGAAGATGATCACCTTGGGAAAGCGGGGCGATCTCCATGCCCGGCGGCAGGCTCTGGCCTATGTGCGGGACCGCGATGTCGTGGAGAAGCTGTTCGAGCAGATCTCGTCGCGCTTCAAGGAGCGCAAGGGTGGATACACTAGAATCGTCAAGACCGGTTACCGGACCGGAGACAATGCCCCCATGGCGCTCATCGAACTCGTCGGAGGGGAGAAGGAAAAGGCCCAGAAGGCCAAGAAGCCCCAGAAGACCAAGCAGAAAACCGCCTGA
- a CDS encoding translation elongation factor-like protein, with the protein MADIKIGEVVKFFAKPSVAAVKITDGELKVGESIKFFGHTTDLTMAIDSMEVNNQKVEKAVAGDYIGIKVPDRVRPGDEVFKVE; encoded by the coding sequence ATGGCGGATATCAAGATTGGAGAAGTTGTGAAATTTTTTGCGAAGCCAAGCGTCGCCGCCGTCAAGATCACGGACGGGGAACTCAAGGTCGGGGAATCCATAAAGTTTTTCGGCCACACAACGGATTTGACGATGGCGATCGATTCCATGGAGGTGAACAACCAGAAGGTGGAAAAAGCCGTAGCGGGCGACTACATCGGCATCAAGGTGCCCGATCGGGTGCGGCCCGGCGACGAGGTTTTCAAGGTCGAGTAG
- the lptD gene encoding LPS assembly protein LptD, producing the protein MKDTGRESSTTAVHDTFTGTVTDPFGKPLADSLVELVQRPGIRVRTDREGRFSISIPPGEPFLLKITRAGSLPLFVSRPDPGSPVQDTRQRYVLYPDGENVAPTVGKGGPVEIEADRFGYEEDHETYLASGNVYITYDSTILVAETVRIDRTTDEAAAEGHVLVLGDGDILEGDRGFLKLQAKTGVIYDGRLFLAKNHMYVRGDRIEKRAEATYWIENASATPCDGDTPDWRFTGRELDVTLDGYGKLYHGRFEVRKQPVIYTPFLMFPVKTTRQSGFLLPYMSYSRDKLGVDVQVPFYWAAAKNIDATLYTRVMTQRGTQEGLEVRYVTAGGSFGTIYGDFLDDRKRVYEDVSYKLRDWQPGQSRWALWWNHETRFENQSYIRADIAKVSDSWYFRDFSSHNYFLSSYSSDQSDRFRRVSFLANESLPQLDSTVRYVKDWANANLTAAIRYTDDFTKSTNATTLQRYPEISFTTSKQQILKTPLYYELGSVYDYFYRNTGQKGHLLDIRPTISMPMTLFRRIQFTPSMSWEGTFWSRDDDVSLTTDTRQGERQLFQAGATFSSEVQKIFDINLFGVDKVRHAIKPEVTYTYIPNVSQTDIPDFAASVSEKNTVTYALTNTLTARRKDRKTGKTTYQEWVRLKLAQTFDIIEAKRTVELGTTGNRPFSVMDMELDLTPISYLNFAARNKLDVSTGGWKQTNYDLTLSDVRGDSITAGYRYTKDTLEELNLTLKAVITPSLDVMYVHRRNRLDNKDVERTYSVQYRRQCWEIKVSFSDNVSYLANGVEEPDRVYAVKLSLYGL; encoded by the coding sequence ATGAAGGACACGGGAAGGGAATCCTCAACGACGGCAGTCCATGACACCTTTACCGGAACGGTAACGGATCCCTTCGGAAAGCCCCTTGCAGACTCTCTGGTGGAGTTGGTTCAAAGGCCCGGGATCCGGGTCCGGACCGACCGTGAAGGCCGGTTCTCCATTTCCATTCCCCCAGGAGAGCCGTTTCTGCTCAAAATCACCAGGGCGGGATCACTGCCCCTCTTCGTCTCCCGGCCGGATCCCGGCTCTCCCGTCCAGGACACCAGGCAGCGGTATGTCCTGTATCCGGACGGAGAGAACGTTGCCCCGACCGTCGGGAAAGGCGGTCCCGTCGAGATCGAGGCGGACCGCTTCGGCTACGAGGAAGATCACGAGACGTATCTGGCTTCGGGCAACGTTTATATAACGTATGACAGCACGATCCTCGTGGCGGAGACTGTCCGCATCGACCGGACCACCGACGAGGCCGCGGCGGAAGGGCACGTGCTGGTCCTCGGCGACGGAGACATCCTGGAGGGAGACAGGGGGTTCCTCAAGCTCCAGGCCAAAACGGGCGTCATTTATGACGGCCGCCTGTTCCTGGCGAAAAATCATATGTATGTCCGGGGGGACCGGATCGAGAAGCGGGCCGAAGCCACTTACTGGATCGAGAATGCATCGGCCACGCCCTGTGACGGCGACACGCCGGACTGGCGGTTTACCGGCCGGGAACTCGACGTTACCCTCGACGGGTACGGCAAGCTCTATCACGGGCGTTTCGAGGTCCGAAAACAGCCCGTAATCTATACCCCCTTCCTGATGTTTCCGGTAAAAACGACGCGTCAGAGCGGATTCCTTCTGCCTTACATGTCCTACTCGAGAGATAAGCTGGGCGTGGACGTTCAGGTTCCCTTCTACTGGGCCGCAGCGAAAAACATCGATGCCACTCTTTACACGCGCGTCATGACCCAGCGGGGTACCCAGGAAGGCCTGGAAGTGCGCTACGTCACGGCGGGCGGATCCTTCGGTACGATCTACGGGGATTTCCTCGACGACCGCAAGCGTGTCTACGAGGATGTAAGTTACAAGCTCCGTGACTGGCAGCCGGGTCAGAGCAGATGGGCATTATGGTGGAATCACGAGACCCGGTTCGAGAACCAGAGCTACATCCGGGCCGATATCGCCAAGGTGTCCGATTCCTGGTACTTCCGGGATTTCTCGTCCCATAACTATTTCCTCAGCTCCTACTCCAGCGATCAGTCGGACCGGTTCCGCAGGGTTTCCTTCCTGGCCAACGAATCCCTGCCCCAACTCGATTCCACTGTCCGCTATGTAAAGGACTGGGCCAATGCCAACCTGACCGCCGCCATCCGCTATACCGACGATTTTACGAAGTCGACCAATGCCACGACACTACAGAGGTACCCGGAAATATCCTTCACCACCTCGAAGCAGCAGATCCTGAAGACGCCGCTGTATTACGAACTCGGCAGTGTCTATGACTACTTCTATCGGAACACCGGGCAGAAAGGGCACCTGCTGGACATAAGACCGACCATCTCCATGCCGATGACCCTCTTCCGACGGATCCAGTTCACGCCCAGCATGAGCTGGGAGGGAACATTCTGGAGCCGGGACGACGACGTCAGCCTCACCACGGACACCCGCCAGGGGGAGCGCCAGCTCTTTCAGGCGGGAGCCACCTTCTCGTCGGAAGTTCAGAAAATATTCGACATCAACCTGTTTGGCGTGGACAAGGTCCGCCACGCCATCAAGCCGGAAGTAACCTATACGTACATCCCGAACGTATCGCAGACGGACATTCCCGATTTTGCCGCTTCCGTCAGCGAGAAGAACACGGTTACATACGCCTTGACGAACACCCTTACGGCTCGCCGCAAAGACAGAAAGACGGGCAAGACAACCTACCAGGAGTGGGTCCGCCTGAAGCTGGCCCAGACATTCGACATCATCGAGGCGAAGCGGACGGTTGAGTTGGGGACAACGGGAAACCGGCCCTTCAGCGTGATGGATATGGAACTCGACCTGACGCCGATTTCCTATCTGAACTTTGCGGCCAGAAACAAACTGGATGTCAGCACAGGGGGATGGAAGCAGACCAATTACGATCTGACCCTGTCCGATGTCCGGGGAGATTCGATCACGGCAGGGTATCGGTACACGAAGGATACGCTGGAAGAGTTGAACCTGACCCTGAAAGCCGTCATCACGCCTTCCCTGGACGTGATGTATGTCCATCGACGGAACCGTCTGGACAACAAGGATGTGGAGAGAACATACAGCGTCCAGTACCGGCGGCAGTGCTGGGAAATCAAGGTCAGCTTCTCCGACAACGTGTCCTACCTGGCCAATGGAGTGGAGGAGCCGGACCGGGTCTATGCGGTCAAGCTCTCCCTGTATGGTCTCTAG
- a CDS encoding DNA-directed RNA polymerase subunit alpha, which produces MQSNWRSLIRPKRIECDEGTHTRSYGEFTCQPLERGFGITLGNALRRVLLSSIQGAAVVSVKFDGVLHEFDTIPGVKEDVTDIILNIKGVRFKMHGEGPRTVTIDRSKSGTITAADIVTDGTVEVLNPEHYIATLSGEAPLKASMVVKMGKGYVPAKRERDVDQPEGTINIDAIFSPMKKINYTVTYARVGQVADYDKLILEVWTDGSVLPEDAVAYAAKILKDQLDTFINFDEVEEEDAPALEPERDVNEMLLRSVDDMELSVRSANCLKNAGIKLIGELVQKTEAEMLKTKNFGRKSLNEIKTILDEMGLNFGMKLEFPPWNRAADADELGGGRDS; this is translated from the coding sequence ATGCAAAGCAATTGGCGCAGTCTGATACGGCCCAAACGTATCGAGTGCGATGAGGGCACGCATACCCGTTCCTATGGAGAGTTCACCTGCCAGCCCCTGGAGAGAGGATTCGGCATCACGCTGGGCAACGCCCTGCGAAGGGTGTTGCTGTCGTCCATCCAGGGAGCGGCGGTTGTTTCCGTAAAGTTCGACGGTGTCCTTCATGAGTTTGACACGATCCCGGGTGTGAAAGAGGATGTGACGGATATCATCCTCAATATCAAGGGTGTCCGGTTCAAGATGCACGGCGAGGGCCCCCGGACGGTTACCATTGATCGCTCCAAGAGTGGAACCATCACGGCAGCGGATATCGTCACAGACGGAACGGTGGAGGTGCTGAATCCGGAGCATTATATTGCCACCCTGTCGGGAGAAGCACCGCTCAAGGCCTCCATGGTCGTGAAGATGGGGAAGGGGTATGTCCCGGCAAAGCGGGAGCGGGATGTAGATCAGCCGGAAGGGACGATCAACATCGACGCGATCTTCTCGCCGATGAAGAAGATCAATTATACCGTAACCTATGCCCGTGTGGGCCAGGTAGCGGACTACGACAAGCTGATCCTTGAAGTATGGACCGATGGGAGCGTTCTTCCCGAGGATGCCGTGGCGTATGCCGCCAAGATCCTCAAGGATCAGTTGGACACCTTCATCAATTTTGACGAGGTGGAGGAAGAGGATGCGCCCGCACTGGAACCGGAGAGGGACGTCAATGAAATGCTGCTGCGCAGCGTTGATGACATGGAGCTATCCGTGCGTTCGGCCAACTGCCTGAAGAACGCGGGCATCAAGCTCATCGGTGAACTTGTTCAGAAAACCGAGGCAGAGATGCTCAAAACAAAGAATTTTGGACGGAAGTCACTCAACGAGATCAAGACGATTCTGGACGAAATGGGCCTTAATTTCGGGATGAAGCTTGAATTCCCACCCTGGAACCGGGCCGCCGATGCGGATGAGCTCGGCGGTGGCCGTGACAGTTAA
- the rpsM gene encoding 30S ribosomal protein S13: MARIAGVDLPKNKRMEIALTYIYGIGRTKSLQILKEAGIAPETKTDVLADAEITAIRNIIDRDHKVEGDLRRDISMAIKRLMDLGSYRGLRHRKGLPVRGQRTRTNARSRKGPRRGVGAKKK, from the coding sequence GTGGCGCGCATTGCCGGAGTGGATTTGCCGAAAAACAAGCGGATGGAGATCGCCCTGACCTACATCTACGGCATCGGTCGGACGAAGTCCCTGCAGATCCTCAAGGAAGCGGGGATTGCTCCAGAGACCAAGACGGATGTCCTTGCAGATGCGGAGATTACCGCCATCCGGAATATCATCGACCGGGATCACAAGGTGGAGGGGGATCTTCGGCGGGATATATCCATGGCCATCAAGCGGCTGATGGATCTGGGTTCCTACCGCGGTCTGAGGCACAGGAAAGGACTGCCCGTACGGGGGCAGCGTACCCGAACCAACGCACGGAGCCGGAAGGGTCCCAGGCGGGGTGTCGGAGCCAAGAAGAAGTAG
- the rpmJ gene encoding 50S ribosomal protein L36: MKVRSSVKKICDKCKIVKRRGVLRVICENPKHKQRQG; the protein is encoded by the coding sequence GTGAAAGTACGGTCTTCCGTGAAGAAAATCTGTGATAAATGCAAGATCGTCAAGAGGCGTGGCGTGCTCAGGGTCATCTGTGAGAATCCGAAGCATAAGCAGCGTCAGGGATAA
- the rpsK gene encoding 30S ribosomal protein S11 yields the protein MARPARKTGKKKEKKNIAEGVAHIQSTFNNTIITITDLSGNVIAWSSAGVQGFKGSRKSTPFAAQMAAEDAVKKAKEHGMRTVQVYVRGPGAGRESALRALQVAGLNISLIRDVTPIPHNGCRPPKRRRV from the coding sequence ATGGCTAGGCCAGCGCGAAAGACGGGCAAGAAAAAGGAAAAAAAGAACATCGCGGAAGGGGTTGCCCATATCCAGTCGACGTTCAACAACACGATCATCACCATTACGGACCTCAGCGGGAACGTGATCGCGTGGTCCTCTGCGGGAGTACAGGGTTTCAAGGGCTCCCGGAAGAGCACTCCCTTCGCGGCGCAAATGGCTGCGGAGGATGCGGTCAAAAAGGCCAAGGAACACGGGATGAGAACCGTTCAGGTGTATGTGCGTGGGCCCGGTGCGGGGCGGGAGTCGGCCCTGAGGGCGCTCCAGGTTGCCGGCCTGAACATCAGCCTGATCAGAGACGTTACCCCGATTCCACATAACGGATGCCGTCCGCCAAAGAGGCGGCGCGTGTAA
- the rpsD gene encoding 30S ribosomal protein S4, which produces MARYTESACRRCRREGLKLFLKGDRCYSEKCAYERRGYAPGEHGQIRKKFSDYGVQLREKQKLKRMYGILEKQFRGYFEVADRQKGITGTNLLVLLERRLDNMVFRMGFASSRTEARQLVRHNHFLVNSKPVNIPSYLVKTGDAIEIREGSRKVERIIEAMETVARRGVPSWLELDKENFRGGVRALPSREELTMPVQEQLVVELYSK; this is translated from the coding sequence TTGGCGAGATATACGGAATCCGCATGCAGGCGGTGCCGGAGAGAAGGGCTGAAGCTTTTCCTCAAGGGAGACCGTTGTTACAGTGAAAAGTGCGCATATGAGCGGCGCGGTTATGCGCCGGGTGAGCACGGACAGATTCGGAAGAAATTCTCCGATTACGGCGTCCAGTTGAGAGAGAAGCAGAAGCTCAAGAGGATGTATGGAATCCTGGAGAAGCAGTTCCGCGGCTATTTTGAGGTGGCAGACCGGCAGAAAGGAATCACCGGGACAAACCTCCTGGTGCTTCTGGAGCGTAGACTGGACAATATGGTTTTCCGGATGGGATTCGCCAGTTCCCGAACGGAAGCCCGCCAGCTGGTCAGACATAACCATTTCCTGGTGAACTCGAAACCAGTCAACATTCCTTCATATCTTGTAAAGACCGGCGACGCGATCGAAATTCGAGAGGGAAGCCGGAAAGTGGAAAGAATTATCGAGGCCATGGAGACGGTGGCCAGGCGGGGAGTTCCCTCCTGGCTCGAACTGGATAAAGAGAACTTCCGGGGAGGCGTCAGGGCTCTTCCCAGCCGAGAAGAACTCACCATGCCCGTGCAGGAGCAGCTGGTCGTCGAGTTGTATTCGAAATAA